The sequence AGCTTGCAGAGGAAAAATGCACGAAGAAACACGATTGGAACAGGAGGATAATTCATGAACAGGATGGACAGGCTGACCCTGAAATGCCGCGAGGCCCTGGAGCGGGCCGCGCAGAACGCGCAGCAGTCACATGCGCCCGAAATCGACACCGCCCACCTTCTGCTGGCCCTGGCCGAGGAGCACGAGGGCCTGGTGGAGCCGCTGTTCCAGAAAGTGGGTATCCCGCTGGCCCAGGTGCGCGCCGAGGCCCGCCGTCTGGTGGACAGCCAGGCCCGGACCAGCGGCGAGGGCCTGGAGCTGGCCCCCAGCCCGGCGTTCCGCCGCGCCCTTCAGCGCGCCTCAGAGGAGGCCGGCCGCATGGGGGATGAGTACGTGAGCACCGAGCACCTGCTTCTGGCCCTGGGCGAGGGCGGCGACCGTGCGGCCCAGGCGCTCAAGTCCTGTGGGGCCAGCCGCGACGCCCTGCTGCGGGCGCTCTCCGAGCTGCGCGGCACGCAGAAAGTTATGGATGAGAGCCCGGAGGACAAGTTCCAGGCCCTCAAGCGCTACAGCCGCGACCTGCTGGAGGCCGCCCGGGCCGGCAAGCTCGACCCGGTGATCGGCCGGGATGACGAGATACGGCGGGTGATCCAGGTCCTGAGCCGGCGCACCAAGAACAACCCGGTGCTGATCGGCGAGCCGGGCGTGGGCAAGACCGCGGTGGTGGAGGGCCTGGCCCAGCGCATCGCGGACGGCGACGTGCCGGAGGGCCTCAAGGGCAAACGCCTGCTGGCCCTGGATATCGGCCAGATGCTGGCCGGGGCCAAGTTCCGCGGCGAGTTCGAGGACCGCATGAAAGCCGTCCTGCGCGAGGTGAGCGACTCCGGCGGCGAGGTGATCGTGTTCATCGACGAGCTGCACACCCTGGTCGGGGCCGGAGCGGCCGAGGGGGCGGTGGACGCCTCCAACATGCTCAAGCCCGCCCTGGCCCGCGGCGAGCTGCGTTGCGTGGGCGCCACCACCCTGGCCGAATACCAGAAATACATCGAGAAGGACAAGGCCCTGGAGCGCCGTTTCCAGCTCGTCTACGTGGCCGAGCCCTCGGTGGCCGACACGATCTCGATCCTGCGGGGTTTGAAAGAACGCTACGAGCTGCATCACGGGGTGCGGATCAAGGATGCCGCCCTGATCGCCGCGGCGACCCTCAGCCACCGCTACATCACCGGCCGCCAGCTCCCCGACAAGGCCATCGACCTGGTGGATGAGGCGGCCAGCAGCCTGCGCATCGAGATCGACAGCCTGCCGGCCGAGATCGACGCTGTGCAGCGCAAAATCGTGCAGCTCCAGATCGAGCGCGAGGCGCTCAAGAAAGAGCGCGACCCGGGCAGCCGTGAGCGCCTGGCGCGCCTGGAGACCGAGCTGGCCGAGCTGGAATCGGAGCGCCGCGGGATGCTGCTGCACTGGCAGAACGAGAAGGAGCAGATCAAGAAGATCCAGGACCTGGGCGAGAGCATGGAACAGGCCCGCCGCGAGGCCGCCGAGGCCGAGAAGCGCGGCGACCTGGCCCGCGCCGCCGAGTTGCGCTATGGGCACCTGGTCCAGATGGAAAAGAACCTGGAGGCCGCCCGCGCGCACCTGGCCGAGCTGCAGGCGGAAAAGAAAATCCTGAGCGAAGAGATCGACGAGGCCGACATCGCGGCCATAGTCTCCAAGTGGACCGGGGTGCCGCTGGACAAGCTGCTCGAGGGCGAGCGAGACAAGCTGCTGAACATGGAGGAGCGTCTGCGC comes from bacterium and encodes:
- the clpB gene encoding ATP-dependent chaperone ClpB, yielding MNRMDRLTLKCREALERAAQNAQQSHAPEIDTAHLLLALAEEHEGLVEPLFQKVGIPLAQVRAEARRLVDSQARTSGEGLELAPSPAFRRALQRASEEAGRMGDEYVSTEHLLLALGEGGDRAAQALKSCGASRDALLRALSELRGTQKVMDESPEDKFQALKRYSRDLLEAARAGKLDPVIGRDDEIRRVIQVLSRRTKNNPVLIGEPGVGKTAVVEGLAQRIADGDVPEGLKGKRLLALDIGQMLAGAKFRGEFEDRMKAVLREVSDSGGEVIVFIDELHTLVGAGAAEGAVDASNMLKPALARGELRCVGATTLAEYQKYIEKDKALERRFQLVYVAEPSVADTISILRGLKERYELHHGVRIKDAALIAAATLSHRYITGRQLPDKAIDLVDEAASSLRIEIDSLPAEIDAVQRKIVQLQIEREALKKERDPGSRERLARLETELAELESERRGMLLHWQNEKEQIKKIQDLGESMEQARREAAEAEKRGDLARAAELRYGHLVQMEKNLEAARAHLAELQAEKKILSEEIDEADIAAIVSKWTGVPLDKLLEGERDKLLNMEERLRRRVVGQDDAVRAVSDAIRRARAGLTEGRHPIGSFIFLGPTGVGKTELARSLADFLFDSEEAVLRIDMSEYMERHAVARLVGAPPGYVGYEEGGQLTEAVRRRPYAVVLFDEIEKAHPDVFNILLQMLDDGRLTDAKGRTVDFSNTVIIMTSNLGGAALAAAGEAGRAAAEAQTLEELRRTFKPEFLNRVDDIIIFNPLSREDIDRIIDIQLARFDSVLAERGLELSLDPALRASLAARGYDPLYGARPLKRVLRSNLQNPLARWILENQPPRGARLLASLDPQGEAVLFNRLEGPAAA